TACGACGAACTGGGCATGAAGGAGAAAGCGGATGACTGCTGGAAGGAATCCGGTTTTCCCCGAGTGCGCATGGCGTCCCCCAGACGCAGAACCTCCGTGAAGTCCAGATCTTCACGGAGATAGGATGCGGGGGCTTCGTAAGACGTTGCGAGGCGTTTATTTTGCTTGATTTGTGCCGTCTTTTTGGCTCAATGCCTGCATGAGTTCCGAGCGCCATTTTTCCAGTAAGCCCTACCGTCCCGCACGCAAGAAAAAGTCTTATTGGAAACCGGTCCTCTTTCTGGTCCTCCTGGGAGGGCTCTGGTTTGGCTACATCCAGTGCTGGCCTACGATAGAAGGGTGGTTCAAGCCAACCATCCATGAGGTGCACAGCCAGACGCAGGCCATGGGGCATTTGCAGGATATGCTGGCTTCCTGGAACGGCTCCGATGCAGAGCTGGCGCAGATGGCATCCTCCGTGGACAAGCAGGTGGAATGGATGAATTCTCCCGAAGCCAGAGATTCCTTTGCATGGCTTTTGGCGGTGGAAATGGACCGGCGCGGCATGTTGAAAGAATCCGAACCTATGCTGGCTGCGCTCCTGGAAAAAAAGCTCGCCGCTTCTTCCTCTATGGAGGCGGAGGACAAAATCCGCCTCCTGGGCGTCAGCCTGAACTGGGCGCAGGAATTCGCCCGCCGCAAGCATGATGCCGTGGCGGAAAAGCTTTATGAAGTGATTTTGAAAAATACGCCGGAGGACCAGGTTTCCATCCATTTAGCTTGCCTGGAGCCATTAATCCGTTATGCGTATGACCAGGCCAGGTTTGAGCGTTTTTCCGCGTTGTGCAAACAGGCTGTTTCTCCTGTCATGAGGAGCATGCTTGACAAGCCGGAGGATGTGAAGAGCATGGTAAAAATCCTGTTGCTTCAGGATACCCTGCCTGACAAGGCTACCGGGTTGCCCAGCGGCACAGGAAGCGCGATTGCCCGGGAGCTTCTTACTAAATTCCGCCTGACCGCCAATCCTGATATGGGCCGCATTATCCTGAATGAACTGAAGATGCCGCTTAATGCGCGCCGGAAGTATTCCCAGGAAGAATTGAAGGCCATGGCCGACCAGCTGGAAGCAGCCCTGATCTGCTTCCGTGCGGCTGAAACGGAGATGGACTGCACGCCGGAGACAATGCTTGCCCTGGCGCGGGTAAGGATGCAGATGGGGAATTTGAGGGAGGCCTCCCGCCTGTTGTCCCGTGCGGAAGGTGCCGCCATGACGCTTGGCGTGGATGCTCCCCGTATTTTGAGCGGCTCCAGCCTGAGCCAGGATATTGCGTCCATGCGTTCCCAACTTGAAAAATACAGCCAGGCAGAGGCTTTGGTGAAACGGGCTTATGAAGATGTGAATATCGCCGCGGCTTTCCTGAAGGCGCGGGATTACGATCAGGCTGTGAAGTATCTGGAGCAGGCAATGAAAGTGGCCCGTGAAAATACCACGTTTGTTCAGGCGCTTCAGCCGGTCATTCTGAATCTTCAGGCGGAGATAAGCGCCGGCAGGGAA
This region of Akkermansia muciniphila genomic DNA includes:
- a CDS encoding tetratricopeptide repeat protein; the protein is MSSERHFSSKPYRPARKKKSYWKPVLFLVLLGGLWFGYIQCWPTIEGWFKPTIHEVHSQTQAMGHLQDMLASWNGSDAELAQMASSVDKQVEWMNSPEARDSFAWLLAVEMDRRGMLKESEPMLAALLEKKLAASSSMEAEDKIRLLGVSLNWAQEFARRKHDAVAEKLYEVILKNTPEDQVSIHLACLEPLIRYAYDQARFERFSALCKQAVSPVMRSMLDKPEDVKSMVKILLLQDTLPDKATGLPSGTGSAIARELLTKFRLTANPDMGRIILNELKMPLNARRKYSQEELKAMADQLEAALICFRAAETEMDCTPETMLALARVRMQMGNLREASRLLSRAEGAAMTLGVDAPRILSGSSLSQDIASMRSQLEKYSQAEALVKRAYEDVNIAAAFLKARDYDQAVKYLEQAMKVARENTTFVQALQPVILNLQAEISAGREQWALSEAQYGKLIDEWDALTPEDKEKLRNNLASIQLGELYHEIHRNWAGVCLKQKRTTEARRVLGKIGEVPAEEPERRASRRRRR